One region of Culex pipiens pallens isolate TS chromosome 2, TS_CPP_V2, whole genome shotgun sequence genomic DNA includes:
- the LOC120428358 gene encoding ankyrin repeat domain-containing protein 50-like isoform X1, whose protein sequence is MEAASGGYIEVGRVLLDKGDDVNVVPVHSSRDTAFTIAADKGHLKFVELLLSCVAAVEVKNKKGKSQLWLAANGGHLAVVEVLCNAGEDIDPQDKIAHLGRQVDGEPRYPVPVGTGNDPLHHHHQGVAGKVSRLRRTWTRTKKLSTFHCHRLAEAATQPPPQQTIAFIRENLHQQLQLSSSSSRTKRKVETPASTPTAKARARAWTSSPPAAKSSNSERTTKSANNNSSKLTNNNNNRTSARPSRPSNSSSSSTRSVHFSFVHPAPTKTKLQNLLKKRPRRLRHQQEPSTSAPYIKKWNWNLGAVKWTWLTLAKLQAHIKQHRTGLGRQKQSCSHGTKIAKELKQVTSNMQTHKNLTALRTGPGQL, encoded by the exons ATGGAGGCCGCCTCCGGTGGTTACATTGAAGTGGGTCGCGTCCTGTTGGACAAGGGAGATGACGTGAATGTGGTACCGGTTCACTCCTCACGAGACACAGCCTTCACGATAGCCGCTGACAAGGGTCATCTGAAGTTTGTCGAGTTGCTTCTGTCCTGCGTCGCGGCCGTTGAGGTCAAGAACAAAAAGGGCAAATCTCAACTTTGGCTCGCTGCCAACGGAGGCCACCTGGCGGTCGTGGAGGTTCTGTGCAACGCAGGAGAAGACATCGATCCCCAGGACAAAATCGCACACCTTGGTCGTCAAGTGGATGGTGAACCACGTTACCCAGTTCCCGTTGGAACAGGAAATGACCCGCTACATCACCATCATCAAGGAGTTGCTGGAAAAGTGTCACGATTGCGTCGAACTTGGACTCGGACGAAGAAATTGTCAACGTTCCACTGCCACAGACTCGCGGAGGCGGCAACTCAACCACCCCCGCAACAAACAATCGCATTCATCCGAGAGAACCTCCACCAACAGCTTCAATTGtcgtccagcagcagcaggacaAAGAGGAAGGTGGAGACTCCGGCATCGACGCCAACAGCCAAGGCTCGTGCTCGAGCTTGGACGTCAAGTCCGCCAGCAGCCAAATCGAGTAACAGCGAAAGAACAACAAAAAGCGCAAACAACAACTCCAGCAAgctcaccaacaacaacaacaatcgcaCGTCAGCTCGGCCGTCACGGCCAAGcaactccagcagcagcagtacgcGTAG CGTGCATTTCTCGTTTGTGCACCCCGCCCCGACCAAAACCAAACTGCAAAACCTGCTTAAGAAGCGACCTCGCCGTCTTCGCCATCAGCAAGAGCCATCCACTTCCGCTCCGTACATCAAGAAGTGGAATTGGAATCTTGGAGCCGTGAAGTGGACCTGGTTAACGCTAGCGAAACTTCAAGCGCACATTAAGCAGCACCGGACTGGTTTGGGTCGGCAAAAACAAAGCTGCAGCCATGGCACGAAAATTGCCAAAG AACTTAAGCAAGTCACTTCGAACATGCAGACCCACAAGAACCTGACTGCGCTCCGGACCGGCCCCGGACAATTATAA
- the LOC120428358 gene encoding uncharacterized protein LOC120428358 isoform X2 gives MEAASGGYIEVGRVLLDKGDDVNVVPVHSSRDTAFTIAADKGHLKFVELLLSCVAAVEVKNKKGKSQLWLAANGGHLAVVEVLCNAGEDIDPQDKIAHLGRQVDGEPRYPVPVGTGNDPLHHHHQGVAGKVSRLRRTWTRTKKLSTFHCHRLAEAATQPPPQQTIAFIRENLHQQLQLSSSSSRTKRKVETPASTPTAKARARAWTSSPPAAKSSNSERTTKSANNNSSKLTNNNNNRTSARPSRPSNSSSSSTRSVHFSFVHPAPTKTKLQNLLKKRPRRLRHQQEPSTSAPYIKKWNWNLGAVKWTWLTLAKLQAHIKQHRTGLGRQKQSCSHGTKIAKGRT, from the exons ATGGAGGCCGCCTCCGGTGGTTACATTGAAGTGGGTCGCGTCCTGTTGGACAAGGGAGATGACGTGAATGTGGTACCGGTTCACTCCTCACGAGACACAGCCTTCACGATAGCCGCTGACAAGGGTCATCTGAAGTTTGTCGAGTTGCTTCTGTCCTGCGTCGCGGCCGTTGAGGTCAAGAACAAAAAGGGCAAATCTCAACTTTGGCTCGCTGCCAACGGAGGCCACCTGGCGGTCGTGGAGGTTCTGTGCAACGCAGGAGAAGACATCGATCCCCAGGACAAAATCGCACACCTTGGTCGTCAAGTGGATGGTGAACCACGTTACCCAGTTCCCGTTGGAACAGGAAATGACCCGCTACATCACCATCATCAAGGAGTTGCTGGAAAAGTGTCACGATTGCGTCGAACTTGGACTCGGACGAAGAAATTGTCAACGTTCCACTGCCACAGACTCGCGGAGGCGGCAACTCAACCACCCCCGCAACAAACAATCGCATTCATCCGAGAGAACCTCCACCAACAGCTTCAATTGtcgtccagcagcagcaggacaAAGAGGAAGGTGGAGACTCCGGCATCGACGCCAACAGCCAAGGCTCGTGCTCGAGCTTGGACGTCAAGTCCGCCAGCAGCCAAATCGAGTAACAGCGAAAGAACAACAAAAAGCGCAAACAACAACTCCAGCAAgctcaccaacaacaacaacaatcgcaCGTCAGCTCGGCCGTCACGGCCAAGcaactccagcagcagcagtacgcGTAG CGTGCATTTCTCGTTTGTGCACCCCGCCCCGACCAAAACCAAACTGCAAAACCTGCTTAAGAAGCGACCTCGCCGTCTTCGCCATCAGCAAGAGCCATCCACTTCCGCTCCGTACATCAAGAAGTGGAATTGGAATCTTGGAGCCGTGAAGTGGACCTGGTTAACGCTAGCGAAACTTCAAGCGCACATTAAGCAGCACCGGACTGGTTTGGGTCGGCAAAAACAAAGCTGCAGCCATGGCACGAAAATTGCCAAAGGTAG AACTTAA